From a region of the Thermomonas sp. HDW16 genome:
- a CDS encoding dihydroorotase has protein sequence MTSTLIVNARLVNEGREFDGDLRFADGLITEIGSGLSPRDGETVIDAAGRRLLPGMIDDQVHFREPGMEYKADMAIESAAAVAGGLTSFMDMPNTNPPTLNREALEDKYLRAAGRCRANYGFYMGASNDNLADVRAIDPKATPGLKVFMGASTGNMLVDNPETLDAIFRDTPVPIITHCEDTPTINATLAEFQAKYGDDIPVECHPDIRSREACIKSTRLALSLANKHGTQLHVLHISTADELALFEQGPLIRADGSRKKITAETCVHFTRFARPDYDRLGNLIKCNPAIKDEADREAIIDAIADDRIDVLATDHAPHTLEEKAKPYASAPSGLPLVQFALNAALELVHEGRLTTAQVVQKFAHAPAQLFDVANRGYLREGYAADLVLIDDTPYTVRREDVLSKCGWSPFEGTTFHSRIAATWVNGVLAWDGSALVGDPAGQRLQFDR, from the coding sequence ATGACTTCGACCCTGATCGTGAATGCCCGCCTCGTGAACGAAGGCCGCGAGTTCGATGGCGACCTGCGCTTTGCGGATGGCCTGATCACCGAAATCGGCAGCGGCCTGTCCCCGCGCGATGGCGAAACCGTCATCGATGCCGCCGGACGCCGCCTGCTGCCGGGAATGATCGACGACCAGGTGCATTTCCGCGAACCCGGCATGGAATACAAGGCCGACATGGCGATCGAGTCCGCCGCGGCGGTGGCCGGCGGCCTGACCAGCTTCATGGACATGCCCAACACCAATCCGCCGACACTCAACCGCGAGGCGCTGGAAGACAAATACCTCCGCGCCGCCGGCCGTTGCCGGGCGAACTACGGCTTCTACATGGGTGCCAGCAACGACAACCTGGCCGATGTCCGCGCCATCGATCCCAAGGCCACGCCCGGCCTGAAAGTGTTCATGGGTGCGTCCACCGGCAACATGCTGGTCGACAACCCGGAGACGCTGGACGCGATCTTCCGCGACACCCCGGTGCCGATCATCACCCACTGCGAAGACACCCCGACCATCAACGCCACCCTCGCCGAATTCCAGGCGAAGTACGGCGACGACATCCCGGTCGAATGCCACCCGGACATCCGTTCGCGCGAGGCCTGCATCAAGTCCACCCGCTTGGCGCTCTCGCTGGCGAACAAGCACGGCACCCAGCTGCACGTGCTGCACATCAGCACCGCCGACGAACTGGCGCTGTTCGAGCAAGGCCCACTGATCCGCGCAGACGGCAGCCGCAAGAAAATCACTGCCGAAACCTGCGTGCACTTCACCCGCTTCGCGCGCCCCGACTATGACCGCCTGGGCAACCTGATCAAGTGCAACCCGGCGATCAAGGACGAAGCCGACCGCGAGGCGATCATCGATGCCATCGCCGACGACCGCATCGACGTCCTCGCCACCGACCACGCGCCGCACACGCTGGAAGAAAAGGCCAAGCCGTACGCCAGCGCACCCAGCGGCCTGCCGCTGGTGCAATTCGCCCTTAACGCCGCGCTGGAGCTGGTTCACGAAGGCCGCTTGACCACCGCGCAGGTCGTGCAGAAATTCGCACATGCGCCAGCGCAATTGTTCGATGTAGCCAATCGCGGATACTTGCGCGAAGGCTATGCGGCCGACCTCGTCCTCATCGACGACACGCCCTACACCGTCCGTCGCGAAGACGTGCTGAGCAAATGCGGCTGGTCGCCGTTCGAAGGCACCACCTTCCATTCGCGGATCGCCGCGACCTGGGTCAATGGCGTGCTGGCATGGGACGGTTCAGCGCTGGTCGGCGATCCTGCCGGGCAACGCCTGCAATTCGACCGCTGA
- a CDS encoding M23 family metallopeptidase, with protein sequence MVGGDSAIPMRATRLPASAQQGSMVLGVTHPAALVEVAGRTLRVTPYGSFVFGIGRDASGEVIVRIKQPATGWIEHRIAITPRDWPIERINGVPPATVNPPKAIAERIEREQARVVAVRSRDDERTGFAQAFIWPVQGRISGRFGNQRVYNGTPKAPHSGMDIAAANGTPVKAPADGVVSFADPDLYLTGGTVVLDHGHGISSNFLHLSRIDAKVGDAVKQGDIIGAVGATGRATGPHLHWGMNWFDTRIDPLLVLERK encoded by the coding sequence ATGGTGGGCGGCGACAGCGCGATCCCGATGCGCGCCACCCGCTTGCCCGCCTCCGCGCAGCAGGGCTCGATGGTGCTGGGCGTGACCCATCCGGCCGCGCTCGTGGAAGTGGCGGGCCGCACGCTGCGGGTCACGCCCTACGGCAGCTTCGTGTTCGGCATCGGCCGCGACGCCAGCGGCGAAGTCATCGTCAGGATCAAGCAACCGGCGACGGGCTGGATCGAACATCGCATCGCGATCACCCCGCGTGATTGGCCCATCGAACGCATCAACGGCGTGCCGCCGGCAACGGTGAACCCGCCGAAAGCGATTGCCGAGCGCATCGAACGCGAACAGGCCCGCGTGGTCGCCGTGCGCAGCCGCGACGATGAACGCACCGGCTTCGCGCAAGCCTTCATCTGGCCGGTGCAGGGCCGCATCAGCGGCCGCTTCGGCAACCAGCGCGTGTACAACGGCACGCCGAAAGCCCCGCATTCGGGCATGGATATCGCCGCCGCCAACGGCACCCCGGTCAAGGCGCCCGCCGACGGCGTGGTCAGCTTCGCCGACCCCGACCTCTACCTCACCGGCGGCACCGTGGTGCTCGACCACGGCCACGGCATCAGCAGCAACTTCCTGCATCTTTCACGCATCGACGCCAAGGTCGGCGACGCGGTGAAACAGGGCGATATCATCGGTGCCGTCGGCGCGACCGGCCGCGCGACCGGCCCGCACCTGCATTGGGGCATGAACTGGTTCGACACCCGCATCGATCCGCTGCTTGTGCTTGAGCGCAAATAG
- the folE2 gene encoding GTP cyclohydrolase FolE2 gives MHNSSRQAPLPDVADDAAAFARPLDWVGMDAMAMPIRLNGENGQVLHVPASVDVAVDLGDAAARGIHMSRLYLQLQESLANEALSAPALRKLLEACIASQQGLSARARLRLRYDHLLLRPALASSNAGWKNYPVALEAELRDGHLQLSLAFSVEYSSTCPASAALSRQVNAQRFAEDFPGLRPLSNDVVRDWLASERGLAATPHAQRSRAEIRVELKPAFDELPLKLLVDAAEAALGTPVQTAVKREDEQAFAELNAANLMFCEDAARRVAAALAGDARVAAWSVRVAHFESLHPHDAVASVSGRNG, from the coding sequence ATGCACAACAGTTCCCGCCAAGCCCCATTGCCCGATGTCGCCGACGACGCGGCCGCGTTCGCGCGCCCGCTGGATTGGGTCGGCATGGATGCAATGGCCATGCCGATTCGCCTCAATGGCGAGAACGGACAGGTCTTGCACGTCCCGGCATCGGTCGATGTCGCGGTCGACCTGGGCGATGCCGCTGCGCGCGGCATCCACATGTCGCGCCTGTACCTGCAGTTGCAGGAATCGCTGGCCAACGAAGCACTGAGCGCCCCCGCGTTGCGCAAATTGCTGGAAGCCTGCATCGCCTCGCAGCAGGGCTTGTCGGCGCGTGCGCGCCTGCGCCTGCGCTACGACCACCTGTTGCTGCGTCCCGCGCTGGCCAGCAGCAATGCCGGGTGGAAAAACTATCCGGTGGCGCTGGAAGCCGAGCTGCGCGATGGCCATCTGCAGTTGTCGCTTGCATTCTCGGTCGAATATTCGAGTACCTGCCCGGCGTCGGCGGCGCTGTCGCGGCAGGTCAATGCGCAGCGTTTCGCCGAGGATTTCCCCGGCCTGCGCCCGCTGTCGAACGACGTGGTGCGTGACTGGCTGGCCTCCGAACGCGGCCTGGCGGCAACCCCGCATGCACAGCGCAGCCGTGCCGAGATCCGGGTGGAACTGAAGCCGGCATTCGACGAGTTGCCGTTGAAGTTGCTGGTCGATGCCGCGGAAGCCGCACTCGGCACCCCGGTGCAGACCGCCGTCAAGCGCGAGGACGAACAGGCCTTTGCCGAACTCAATGCCGCCAACCTGATGTTCTGCGAGGACGCCGCGCGCCGCGTCGCGGCCGCGTTGGCAGGCGATGCCCGGGTTGCCGCTTGGAGCGTGCGGGTGGCGCATTTCGAGAGCCTGCATCCACATGATGCGGTGGCCAGCGTGAGCGGCCGCAACGGCTAG
- a CDS encoding phytoene/squalene synthase family protein has translation MSDREALQGFLDKWRAQWPEWTVAEVFVPQVQRERAQAWFALRDELSEAAWGGEDPRPGDAKLGWWAEELDGWSRGARRHPLGLALQKIPAPWDNLATCLPALRASRERPANLDAVLFALEPYAEAVAGVAQHLFDSVAPAPARNVVVSLLAERVLRHPDGATPLGDLDVRGWARGLLAQWPQPGDGTRPGRIHAAMVRGRLQRYAQGKSPALPRLSALATAWRAARG, from the coding sequence ATGAGCGACCGCGAGGCCTTGCAGGGCTTCCTCGACAAGTGGCGGGCGCAGTGGCCGGAATGGACGGTAGCCGAGGTGTTCGTGCCCCAGGTGCAGCGCGAACGCGCGCAGGCCTGGTTCGCCCTGCGCGATGAACTGAGTGAGGCCGCATGGGGCGGGGAAGATCCGCGCCCAGGCGATGCCAAGTTGGGCTGGTGGGCGGAGGAACTGGATGGCTGGTCGCGCGGTGCGCGCCGGCACCCGCTTGGCCTGGCCCTGCAGAAAATCCCCGCACCCTGGGACAACCTGGCGACCTGCCTGCCTGCATTGCGCGCGAGCCGTGAACGCCCGGCCAACCTCGATGCCGTGCTGTTCGCGCTCGAACCGTATGCCGAGGCCGTGGCCGGCGTGGCCCAGCACCTGTTCGACAGCGTGGCCCCGGCCCCGGCACGCAACGTGGTGGTCTCCCTGCTGGCCGAGCGCGTGCTGCGCCACCCGGATGGCGCCACCCCGCTGGGCGATCTGGATGTCCGTGGCTGGGCGCGCGGGCTGCTCGCGCAATGGCCGCAGCCGGGCGACGGCACCCGGCCCGGGCGCATCCATGCCGCGATGGTGCGCGGCCGCCTGCAGCGTTATGCGCAGGGCAAGTCGCCGGCTTTGCCGCGGCTGAGCGCCCTGGCCACGGCCTGGCGGGCGGCCCGCGGCTGA
- the gph gene encoding phosphoglycolate phosphatase (PGP is an essential enzyme in the glycolate salvage pathway in higher organisms (photorespiration in plants). Phosphoglycolate results from the oxidase activity of RubisCO in the Calvin cycle when concentrations of carbon dioxide are low relative to oxygen. This enzyme is a member of the Haloacid Dehalogenase (HAD) superfamily of aspartate-nucleophile hydrolase enzymes (PF00702).): protein MSHTFPKLVLFDLDGTLLDSAPDMATTVNRMRAARGQGPMPLDELRPHVSKGSRAMSAAAFPELGGEVSGEMIREFLDTYEQELGRSSVLFDGVAELLDAIEAEGARWGIVTNKPEYLAKQVMPQLGWDTRSAILVGGDSLPQRKPHPLPLLHSAEQLGVAIEDCVYVGDDQRDIDAARAARMRSVVALWGYRPEGDDPNTWGGDVLADSARDLLDPALWGSLR from the coding sequence ATGAGTCATACGTTCCCGAAGCTGGTGCTGTTCGACCTGGACGGTACCTTGCTGGACAGCGCGCCGGACATGGCGACCACGGTCAACCGCATGCGCGCGGCGCGCGGGCAAGGACCGATGCCGCTGGATGAGTTGCGTCCGCACGTGTCCAAGGGCTCGCGGGCGATGAGCGCCGCGGCGTTCCCGGAACTGGGCGGCGAGGTCAGTGGCGAGATGATCCGCGAGTTCCTCGACACCTACGAGCAGGAGCTCGGCCGCAGCAGCGTGCTGTTCGATGGCGTGGCAGAACTGCTGGATGCGATCGAAGCCGAAGGCGCGCGTTGGGGCATCGTCACCAACAAACCGGAATACCTGGCGAAGCAGGTCATGCCGCAACTCGGCTGGGACACGCGCAGCGCGATCCTGGTCGGCGGCGACAGCCTGCCGCAGCGCAAACCACATCCGTTGCCGCTGCTGCATTCGGCGGAGCAACTCGGCGTAGCCATCGAGGATTGCGTCTACGTCGGCGACGACCAGCGCGATATCGATGCTGCGCGCGCGGCCCGGATGCGTTCGGTGGTCGCCCTGTGGGGCTATCGTCCCGAAGGCGACGATCCGAATACATGGGGCGGCGACGTGTTGGCGGATTCCGCGCGCGACCTGCTGGATCCCGCGCTGTGGGGATCACTGCGATGA
- the ubiG gene encoding bifunctional 2-polyprenyl-6-hydroxyphenol methylase/3-demethylubiquinol 3-O-methyltransferase UbiG has translation MNAASSNFSQAELDKFDELAQRWWDPNGPQKALHALNPARLGYVAERVPLRDAAVLDVGCGGGLLSEALAQSGAKVTAIDLAPNLLKVARLHGLELAQQQPGIKVDYREMSVETLAEEAPASFDAITCMEMLEHVPQPASIIDACTKLLKPGGRLFLSTLNRTPAAFALAIVGAEYVARVLPKGTHQYRDFIKPSELAKWLREAGLELEDVSGLMYEPWRNSARVISRTDINYLACARKPA, from the coding sequence ATGAACGCAGCATCGAGCAATTTCTCGCAGGCCGAACTCGACAAGTTCGACGAACTGGCCCAGCGTTGGTGGGATCCAAACGGCCCGCAGAAAGCCCTGCATGCGCTGAACCCGGCGCGGCTTGGCTATGTTGCCGAACGCGTGCCATTGCGCGATGCCGCGGTGCTCGATGTCGGTTGCGGCGGCGGTCTGTTGAGCGAGGCGCTGGCGCAGTCCGGCGCCAAGGTCACGGCCATCGACCTTGCGCCGAACCTGCTCAAGGTCGCGCGCCTGCATGGACTGGAACTTGCCCAGCAACAGCCCGGCATCAAGGTCGATTACCGCGAGATGTCGGTGGAAACTTTGGCGGAAGAAGCGCCGGCATCGTTCGACGCGATCACCTGCATGGAAATGCTGGAGCACGTGCCGCAGCCGGCGTCGATCATCGATGCCTGCACGAAGTTGCTCAAGCCCGGCGGCCGCCTGTTCCTGTCCACCCTCAATCGCACGCCGGCGGCGTTCGCGTTGGCCATCGTCGGTGCCGAGTACGTCGCGCGCGTGTTGCCGAAGGGCACCCACCAGTACCGCGATTTCATCAAGCCATCGGAACTGGCGAAGTGGCTGCGCGAGGCTGGCCTGGAACTGGAAGACGTCAGCGGATTGATGTACGAGCCGTGGCGCAACAGCGCGCGGGTGATCTCGCGCACCGACATCAATTACCTCGCCTGCGCGCGCAAGCCGGCATGA
- a CDS encoding TRZ/ATZ family hydrolase, producing the protein MTDNAPQACDLIIEAGWVVPVVPHGVVLTDQAVVVSAGAIVAVLPIAEARSRFSAKETVSRPDAALIPGFVNAHTHNPMTLLRGVADDLPLKVWLQQHIWPIEGAVIGPDFVADGVTLAIAEMLRGGTTCCNENYFFPDVQAATYKRHGFRARIGLPVIDFPTAWASSDDEYFDRAGEVHDAWRDDALIGTAFAPHAPYTVNDANFERIRLLSDQLDIPVHLHLHETAQEVQQSVEQYGQRPIARIDRLGLFNDRLIAVHMTQLTEAEIHLCAERGVSVVHCPESNLKLASGFCPACALERAGVTLAIGTDGCASNNDLDMVGETRTAAILAKAVADDAAGFDAHEALRAATLGGAKAIGFDHLVGSLELGKQADIACIDLSALETQPLHNVVSQLIYASGRHQVSDVWIAGSHKLRQRVLVDMDIDGIIANARQWRDRIAGVRAA; encoded by the coding sequence ATGACCGACAACGCCCCGCAGGCCTGCGATCTCATCATCGAAGCCGGCTGGGTCGTGCCGGTCGTCCCGCACGGCGTGGTCCTCACGGATCAGGCCGTCGTCGTTTCCGCTGGCGCCATCGTCGCCGTGCTGCCGATCGCCGAGGCACGTTCGCGCTTCAGCGCGAAGGAAACCGTTTCGCGACCCGACGCCGCGCTGATCCCCGGCTTCGTCAACGCGCATACCCACAACCCGATGACCCTGCTGCGCGGCGTCGCCGACGACCTGCCGCTCAAGGTCTGGCTGCAGCAGCACATCTGGCCGATCGAGGGTGCGGTGATCGGCCCGGATTTCGTCGCCGATGGTGTGACCCTGGCCATCGCCGAGATGCTGCGCGGCGGCACCACTTGCTGCAACGAAAACTACTTCTTCCCGGACGTACAGGCCGCCACCTACAAGCGCCACGGCTTCCGTGCGCGGATCGGCCTGCCGGTGATCGATTTTCCCACCGCCTGGGCCAGCAGTGACGACGAATATTTCGACCGCGCCGGCGAAGTGCACGATGCCTGGCGCGACGACGCGCTGATCGGCACCGCGTTCGCGCCGCATGCGCCGTACACGGTGAACGATGCCAACTTCGAGCGCATTCGCCTGCTGTCCGACCAACTGGACATCCCGGTGCACCTGCACCTGCACGAGACCGCGCAGGAAGTGCAGCAGTCGGTGGAGCAGTACGGCCAGCGTCCGATCGCGCGCATCGATCGGCTGGGTCTGTTCAACGACCGCCTGATCGCGGTGCACATGACCCAGCTGACTGAGGCCGAGATCCACCTGTGCGCCGAACGCGGCGTGAGCGTGGTGCATTGCCCGGAATCCAACCTCAAGCTAGCCTCGGGGTTCTGCCCGGCCTGCGCGCTGGAACGCGCGGGGGTGACGCTCGCCATCGGCACCGATGGCTGCGCCAGCAACAACGACCTCGACATGGTCGGCGAGACCCGCACCGCGGCGATCCTGGCCAAGGCGGTGGCCGACGATGCTGCGGGCTTTGATGCGCATGAAGCGCTACGCGCGGCCACATTGGGCGGCGCCAAGGCGATCGGCTTCGACCATCTGGTCGGCAGCCTCGAACTGGGCAAGCAGGCCGACATCGCCTGTATCGATCTGTCCGCACTGGAAACCCAGCCGTTGCACAACGTGGTCTCGCAACTGATCTACGCCAGCGGCCGCCACCAGGTCAGTGACGTCTGGATCGCGGGCAGCCACAAGTTGCGCCAGCGCGTGCTGGTGGACATGGATATCGACGGCATCATCGCCAATGCGCGCCAGTGGCGCGACCGCATCGCAGGAGTGCGCGCGGCATGA
- the efp gene encoding elongation factor P → MATLGMNDVKNGMKILVNNEPSIIFETDYVKPGKGQAFTRVRFRQIRTGRVQEITMKSTDSVEAADVVDTDMQFLYADGEYWHFMNQESFEQIQADKAGVGDAAKWIKGEEECVVTLFNGNAIQVTPPNFVELKIVETDPGVKGDTAGTGGKPATLETGAVVRVPLFVAQEEIIKVDTRSGEYVSRVK, encoded by the coding sequence ATGGCCACCCTGGGCATGAACGACGTCAAGAACGGGATGAAGATCCTGGTCAACAACGAACCTTCGATCATCTTCGAAACCGATTACGTCAAGCCGGGTAAGGGCCAGGCCTTCACCCGCGTGCGTTTCCGCCAGATCCGCACCGGCCGCGTGCAGGAAATCACCATGAAGTCGACCGACTCGGTGGAAGCCGCGGACGTGGTCGATACCGACATGCAGTTCCTGTACGCCGACGGCGAGTACTGGCACTTCATGAACCAGGAAAGCTTCGAGCAGATCCAGGCCGACAAGGCCGGCGTGGGCGATGCCGCCAAGTGGATCAAGGGCGAGGAAGAATGCGTGGTCACGCTGTTCAACGGCAACGCGATCCAGGTCACCCCGCCGAATTTCGTCGAACTGAAGATCGTCGAGACCGATCCGGGCGTGAAGGGCGACACCGCCGGTACCGGCGGCAAGCCAGCCACGCTGGAGACCGGCGCGGTGGTGCGCGTGCCGCTGTTCGTCGCCCAGGAAGAGATCATCAAGGTCGATACCCGCAGCGGCGAATACGTCTCCCGCGTGAAGTAA
- the epmB gene encoding EF-P beta-lysylation protein EpmB, translating to MIPVAPMALQPAPAPRWRQAWREALRDPRELLALLGLDALAGDLSDNAAAQFPLRVPRGFVARMRHGDAQDPLLRQVLPILDEDRIVPGFGLDAVGDEAARRGGGVIHKYNGRALLIATGSCAVHCRYCFRRHYPYAEDTAAAAGWREAVELIRGDASIHEVILSGGDPLSLADHKLAELTEALREIPHLRRLRIHTRLPVVLPERVDAGLLAWLRGLPWPVAIVIHANHANEFDAAVDAALADLRDAGITLLNQAVLLRGVNDSVDALADLCERGYAAGVLPYYLHQLDRVAGTAHFEIDDARALALHAALAARLPGYLVPKLVREIAGQPGKTPLLAPDSGTPASG from the coding sequence ATGATACCTGTTGCCCCCATGGCCTTGCAGCCTGCCCCCGCCCCGCGCTGGCGGCAGGCCTGGCGCGAGGCCCTGCGCGACCCGCGCGAACTGCTGGCGTTGCTGGGCCTGGACGCGCTGGCTGGCGACCTTTCCGACAACGCCGCGGCCCAGTTCCCGCTGCGGGTACCGCGCGGCTTCGTCGCCCGCATGCGCCACGGCGATGCGCAGGATCCATTGCTGCGGCAGGTGCTGCCGATCCTCGATGAAGACCGCATCGTCCCGGGCTTCGGCCTGGATGCCGTGGGCGATGAAGCGGCCCGGCGCGGCGGTGGCGTGATCCACAAATACAACGGCCGTGCCCTGCTGATAGCCACCGGCAGCTGCGCGGTGCATTGCCGCTACTGCTTTCGTCGCCATTACCCATACGCCGAAGACACCGCGGCGGCGGCTGGCTGGCGCGAGGCGGTCGAACTGATCCGCGGCGATGCCTCGATCCACGAGGTCATCCTCTCCGGCGGCGACCCACTCTCACTGGCCGACCACAAGCTGGCCGAACTGACCGAAGCCCTGCGCGAGATTCCGCACCTGCGCCGCCTGCGCATTCACACCCGCCTGCCGGTGGTGTTGCCGGAGCGGGTGGATGCTGGTCTGCTGGCCTGGCTGCGCGGGCTGCCGTGGCCGGTCGCCATCGTCATCCACGCCAACCACGCCAACGAGTTCGATGCCGCGGTGGATGCCGCACTTGCCGATTTGCGCGATGCCGGCATCACCCTGCTCAACCAGGCGGTGCTGCTGCGCGGGGTGAACGATTCGGTCGATGCACTGGCCGACTTGTGTGAACGCGGATACGCGGCCGGTGTACTTCCCTACTACCTGCACCAGCTGGACCGCGTGGCCGGCACCGCGCATTTCGAGATCGACGATGCGCGGGCGTTGGCCTTGCATGCCGCATTGGCCGCGCGCCTGCCCGGCTACCTGGTGCCGAAACTGGTGCGTGAGATCGCCGGACAGCCCGGCAAGACCCCGCTGCTGGCACCGGACAGCGGCACTCCGGCCTCCGGATGA
- a CDS encoding EAL domain-containing protein gives MAIGKDTALRLMLVDDQVNEAEAIVSGLRNAGIAVRPLRPESLDELASQLAQQQVDLVLAEYASQNLPFNEVAMVVGGCGRDVPLLAVLDGVTDEILDAVQALGAQGVALRGRPPQLLKAVRGQWIDLDARRSQRHLEAQMRETERRCDALIDSSREPIAYIHEGMHIRANPAYLEMFGYEDFEDIEGMSLLDLVAPAHVDEFKALLKRLSKGEAPPPRYELTARDIEGNDFPAIMEFTAAQYEGEACQQVIFRRQAMDADPELARQVEQLKQRDQGTGLLNRPTFLGLLDAAVAEAASQGATHGLLLIEPDHYAQLLQVIGLDAADELMTAMGQRLDSVTPGGTIARFGEHQLALLVRGSDHMATSELAERVRDAFAEHVLTVGNHSLNATVSIGGVQIGEKIASTSQVLAKANQGVVSAAGVGGNRAELFDPGAVDRAELERIEAWVARIKVALEGDGFHLDFQPVIALQGDGVERYEMYLHLYGSDGEPVDAGTYLPIAEEHGLLGQIDRWAVARAIELIGERLQAGKRTSLLLSLSSEAVQDPTMASFIAAHLSSAGVPGELLVLAVPEAKVFTNLSAAQAFLGAMAGFGVRIALERFGAGLNSMQLLSHFDPAFLKIDPQFMDDLAKSTDSQQQVRNIASQAAGRGIRTIADGVQDATSMTLLFSAGIDFVQGDFLAPAGPTMNYDFS, from the coding sequence ATGGCCATCGGTAAGGACACCGCACTGCGATTGATGTTGGTCGACGATCAGGTCAACGAGGCCGAGGCCATCGTCAGCGGCCTGCGCAATGCCGGCATCGCGGTGCGCCCGCTGCGCCCGGAATCACTGGACGAACTGGCCAGCCAGCTGGCCCAGCAGCAGGTCGACCTGGTGTTGGCCGAATACGCCTCGCAGAACCTCCCGTTCAATGAAGTGGCGATGGTGGTCGGCGGCTGCGGCCGCGACGTGCCGCTGCTGGCCGTGCTGGATGGCGTGACCGATGAAATTCTGGATGCCGTGCAGGCGCTTGGGGCGCAAGGCGTGGCCCTGCGCGGGCGACCGCCGCAGTTGCTGAAGGCCGTGCGCGGCCAGTGGATCGACCTCGATGCGCGCCGCTCGCAGCGCCATCTGGAAGCACAGATGCGCGAGACCGAGCGCCGCTGCGACGCGCTGATCGATTCCTCGCGTGAACCCATCGCCTACATCCACGAAGGCATGCACATCCGCGCCAACCCGGCCTACCTTGAGATGTTCGGTTACGAGGATTTCGAGGACATCGAGGGCATGTCCCTGCTCGACCTGGTGGCGCCCGCCCACGTGGACGAGTTCAAGGCGCTGCTCAAGCGCCTGTCCAAGGGCGAAGCACCGCCACCGCGTTATGAACTGACCGCGCGCGACATCGAAGGCAACGACTTTCCCGCGATCATGGAGTTCACCGCCGCGCAATACGAAGGCGAAGCCTGCCAGCAGGTGATCTTCCGCCGCCAGGCGATGGATGCGGATCCGGAACTGGCGCGGCAGGTCGAGCAGCTCAAGCAGCGCGACCAAGGCACCGGCCTGCTCAACCGCCCCACCTTCCTCGGCCTGCTGGACGCGGCGGTGGCCGAAGCCGCCAGCCAGGGCGCGACCCATGGCCTACTGCTGATCGAACCCGACCACTATGCGCAACTGCTGCAGGTGATCGGGCTGGATGCCGCCGACGAACTGATGACGGCGATGGGCCAACGCCTGGACAGCGTGACCCCGGGCGGCACCATCGCCCGCTTCGGCGAGCACCAGCTGGCGCTGCTGGTGCGTGGCAGCGACCACATGGCCACCAGCGAACTGGCCGAACGCGTGCGCGATGCCTTCGCCGAACACGTACTGACGGTCGGCAACCATTCGCTCAATGCCACGGTCAGTATTGGCGGCGTGCAGATCGGCGAGAAGATCGCCAGCACCAGTCAGGTACTGGCCAAGGCCAACCAGGGCGTCGTGTCCGCGGCCGGCGTGGGCGGCAACCGGGCCGAATTGTTCGATCCGGGCGCCGTTGACCGTGCCGAGCTGGAACGCATCGAAGCCTGGGTGGCGCGAATCAAGGTGGCGCTGGAAGGCGACGGCTTCCACCTCGATTTCCAGCCGGTGATCGCGCTGCAGGGCGACGGCGTCGAGCGCTACGAAATGTACCTGCACCTGTACGGCAGCGATGGCGAACCGGTCGATGCCGGCACCTACCTGCCGATTGCCGAGGAACACGGCCTGCTGGGCCAGATCGACCGCTGGGCGGTGGCACGCGCAATCGAACTGATCGGCGAACGCCTGCAGGCCGGCAAACGCACCAGCCTGCTGCTCTCATTGTCCAGCGAGGCGGTGCAGGATCCGACCATGGCCAGCTTCATCGCCGCGCACCTGTCCTCCGCCGGCGTGCCTGGCGAATTGCTGGTGCTGGCGGTGCCGGAAGCCAAGGTGTTCACCAACCTCAGCGCCGCGCAGGCATTCCTGGGCGCGATGGCCGGCTTCGGCGTGCGCATCGCGCTGGAGCGCTTCGGCGCCGGCCTCAACTCGATGCAGCTGCTGAGTCACTTCGACCCGGCCTTCCTCAAGATCGACCCGCAATTCATGGACGACCTGGCCAAGAGCACGGATTCCCAGCAGCAGGTGCGCAACATCGCCAGCCAGGCTGCCGGCCGCGGCATCCGCACCATCGCCGACGGCGTGCAGGACGCCACCAGCATGACCCTGTTGTTCTCTGCGGGGATCGATTTCGTGCAGGGCGATTTCCTGGCCCCGGCCGGCCCAACCATGAACTACGACTTCAGCTGA